A stretch of the Buchananella sp. 14KM1171 genome encodes the following:
- the trpS gene encoding tryptophan--tRNA ligase, translated as MTEIETTADRLERSTDAASLERSRARSLEIEAEIAADPSRFRVLTGDRPTGHLHLGHYFGTIANRVRLQNAGVETWVLVADYQVITDRDGVGELRERVLSLVTDYLAVGIDPAKSTIFAHSMVPALNQLMLPFLSLVTEAELHRNPTVKAEQEATGGRALSGLLLTYPVHQAADILFCNANLVPVGKDQLPHLEQARVIAQRFDKRYGRAVKDRPVFRRPEALLSEAAVLLGTDGQKMSKSKGNTIELRMSADETAAKLKKAVTDADRVITYDPEGRPEVSNLLLLTSLCTGEAPEAIAERIGDGGGGTLKRVVTEAVNDYFAPIRARRAELAANEDYLMQVLRQGIERANEVAEAKLAEVRAAMQMVY; from the coding sequence ATGACTGAGATCGAGACCACCGCCGACCGCCTGGAGCGGTCCACGGACGCCGCTTCGCTGGAGCGCAGCCGGGCACGCAGCCTGGAGATCGAGGCGGAGATCGCCGCCGACCCGTCGCGCTTTCGCGTCCTGACCGGCGACCGCCCCACGGGCCACCTGCACCTGGGCCACTACTTTGGCACCATCGCCAACCGGGTGCGCCTGCAGAACGCGGGCGTGGAGACGTGGGTTTTGGTGGCCGACTACCAGGTCATCACCGACCGCGACGGCGTGGGCGAGCTGCGTGAGCGCGTGCTCTCCCTGGTCACCGACTACCTGGCCGTGGGCATCGACCCGGCCAAGTCCACGATCTTCGCGCACTCTATGGTGCCGGCCCTGAACCAGCTGATGCTGCCGTTCCTGTCCCTGGTGACGGAGGCGGAGCTGCACCGCAACCCGACCGTGAAGGCGGAGCAGGAGGCCACGGGCGGCCGCGCGCTGTCCGGCCTGCTGCTGACCTACCCGGTGCACCAGGCGGCCGACATCCTGTTCTGCAACGCCAACCTAGTGCCGGTGGGTAAAGACCAGCTGCCGCACCTGGAGCAGGCCCGCGTGATCGCCCAGCGTTTCGACAAGCGCTACGGGCGCGCCGTCAAGGACCGCCCGGTGTTCCGCCGCCCGGAGGCGCTGCTGAGCGAGGCCGCCGTGCTGCTGGGCACCGACGGGCAGAAGATGAGCAAGTCCAAGGGCAACACCATCGAGCTGCGCATGAGCGCCGACGAGACGGCGGCGAAGCTGAAGAAGGCCGTCACGGACGCCGACCGGGTGATCACCTACGACCCGGAGGGCCGCCCGGAGGTCTCTAACCTGCTGCTGCTCACCTCGCTGTGCACGGGCGAGGCTCCCGAGGCCATCGCCGAGCGCATCGGTGACGGCGGTGGCGGCACCCTCAAGCGCGTGGTCACGGAAGCCGTGAACGACTATTTCGCGCCGATTCGGGCCCGCCGCGCCGAGCTGGCCGCCAACGAGGACTACCTGATGCAGGTGCTGCGCCAGGGCATCGAGCGAGCCAACGAGGTGGCCGAGGCGAAGCTGGCGGAGGTCCGCGCGGCGATGCAGATGGTCTACTGA
- a CDS encoding maltotransferase domain-containing protein, which produces METPSKPRFEVEHPLGRIPVTEVFPSVENGTWPAKATENEAFPVRATVFREGHDRFAATAVLIGPDGKDHSSAPMYEIAPGLDRYEAWLMPDRPGDWSFRIEAWSDPYATWCHDATVKVNAGTDVELMLTEGALFLERAADRDLPVAALDVLRGAVKTLRETSRPPQARLSAGLSPQVRQVLDEYPVRDLLSPTRPYPLVVHREKALAGAWYEIFPRSIGAVQNPDGSWKSGTLATAEADLPRIAGMGFDVVYLTPIHPIGTTNRKGRNNTLEALPGDPGSPYGIGAPEGGHDAVHPDLGDFADFEHFVARARELGMEVALDIALQCSPDHPWVKDHPEWFTTRADGTIAFAENPPKKYQDIYPLNFDNDPEGIYQAILAMLLKWIDHGVTLFRVDNPHTKPVNFWQRILAEIAVDHPEVVFLSEAFTRPAMMRTLGAVGFHQSYTYFTWRTEAKEIGEYLVELAEQTAHLMRPNFWPTTHDILTPQMWDGGAPIFAARAVLAATASPSWGVYNGYELIEDVPRPGAQEQIDNEKYEYKPRDYSRADEIGISSLFARLNAIRAAHPALRQLHRITIHPTSNPALFCFSKHVPAALSPTGVADTVLVVVNLDPHNTQNGVLELNVDALGASARPGVFLRVTDELSGEEYVWGERPFVELTPHHYTPVGKMAHVLRVELI; this is translated from the coding sequence GTGGAGACACCGTCCAAGCCGCGCTTCGAGGTGGAGCACCCGCTGGGACGCATCCCGGTCACCGAGGTGTTCCCGTCGGTGGAGAACGGCACCTGGCCGGCCAAGGCCACGGAGAACGAGGCGTTCCCGGTGCGCGCCACCGTGTTCCGCGAGGGACACGACCGCTTCGCGGCCACCGCAGTGCTGATCGGCCCGGACGGCAAGGACCACTCCAGTGCACCGATGTATGAGATCGCGCCGGGGCTGGACCGCTACGAGGCCTGGCTGATGCCGGACCGGCCGGGCGACTGGTCCTTCCGGATCGAGGCGTGGAGCGACCCGTACGCCACGTGGTGCCACGACGCGACCGTGAAGGTCAACGCCGGCACGGACGTGGAGCTGATGCTCACGGAGGGCGCCCTGTTCCTGGAGCGGGCGGCGGATCGCGACCTGCCGGTGGCCGCGCTGGACGTGCTGCGCGGGGCGGTCAAGACGCTGCGTGAGACCTCCCGGCCGCCGCAGGCCAGGCTGAGCGCGGGATTGTCCCCGCAGGTGCGCCAGGTGTTGGACGAGTACCCGGTGCGGGACCTGCTCTCCCCCACCCGCCCCTACCCGCTGGTGGTGCACCGAGAGAAGGCGCTGGCTGGCGCGTGGTATGAGATCTTCCCGCGCTCGATCGGCGCGGTGCAGAACCCGGACGGTTCGTGGAAGTCCGGCACGCTGGCCACGGCGGAGGCCGACCTGCCGCGCATCGCGGGCATGGGCTTCGACGTGGTCTACCTGACCCCGATCCACCCGATCGGTACCACCAACCGCAAGGGGCGCAACAACACCCTGGAGGCCCTGCCGGGCGACCCGGGTTCCCCCTACGGCATCGGCGCGCCCGAGGGCGGCCACGACGCGGTCCACCCGGACCTGGGCGACTTCGCGGACTTCGAGCACTTCGTGGCTCGGGCCCGCGAGCTGGGCATGGAGGTGGCGCTGGACATCGCGCTGCAGTGCTCCCCGGACCACCCGTGGGTAAAGGACCACCCGGAGTGGTTCACCACGCGCGCCGACGGCACCATCGCGTTCGCGGAGAACCCGCCCAAGAAGTACCAGGACATCTACCCTCTGAACTTCGACAACGACCCGGAGGGCATCTACCAGGCGATCCTGGCGATGCTGCTGAAGTGGATCGACCACGGGGTGACCCTGTTCCGCGTGGACAACCCGCACACCAAGCCGGTGAACTTCTGGCAGCGCATCCTGGCCGAGATCGCGGTGGACCACCCGGAGGTGGTGTTCCTCAGTGAGGCCTTCACGCGCCCGGCAATGATGCGCACGCTCGGGGCGGTGGGCTTCCACCAGTCCTACACGTACTTCACGTGGCGCACCGAGGCCAAGGAGATCGGCGAGTACCTGGTGGAGCTGGCGGAGCAGACCGCGCACCTGATGCGGCCCAACTTCTGGCCCACCACCCACGACATCTTGACCCCGCAGATGTGGGACGGCGGCGCCCCGATCTTCGCGGCCCGCGCCGTGCTGGCGGCCACGGCCAGCCCGTCCTGGGGCGTCTACAACGGCTACGAGCTGATCGAGGACGTGCCGCGCCCGGGCGCCCAGGAGCAGATCGACAACGAGAAGTACGAGTACAAGCCGCGCGACTACAGCCGGGCCGACGAGATCGGAATCTCCTCCCTGTTTGCGCGGCTGAACGCGATCCGCGCCGCCCACCCGGCGCTGCGTCAGCTGCACCGCATCACGATCCACCCCACCTCCAACCCGGCGCTGTTCTGCTTCTCCAAGCACGTGCCGGCCGCACTCTCCCCGACCGGGGTGGCGGACACGGTGCTGGTGGTGGTCAACCTGGACCCGCACAACACCCAAAACGGTGTGTTGGAGCTGAACGTGGACGCCCTGGGGGCCTCCGCGCGTCCCGGCGTGTTCCTGCGCGTCACGGACGAGCTCAGCGGCGAGGAATACGTGTGGGGTGAGCGTCCCTTCGTGGAACTCACCCCCCACCACTACACGCCCGTGGGCAAGATGGCCCACGTGCTGCGAGTGGAACTCATCTAG
- the glgB gene encoding 1,4-alpha-glucan branching protein GlgB, protein METLNSPTPRPVDDAALGQAAYGEYFDPHSVLGPHFHEGALTIRTVRHLADEVAIVTEDGEFPAVHEAYGVWVCVLPVTEMPDYRVKVRYGETTAVVDDPYRFLPTLGELDMHLIREGRHERLWEVLGAHVREYDGPLGEVSGTSFAVWAPNARAVRVVGDFNYWDGTATSMRSLGNSGVWELFVPGVGVGTRYKFEIRRGDGSWVQKADPMARACEVPPLTASVVTKNVHEWHDEEWMEARKERDAHSGPMSIYEVHLGSWRPGLTYRELATELVDYVTDLGFTHVEFMPVAEHPFGGSWGYQVTSYFAPTSRFGTPDDFRYLVDALHQAGVGVIVDWVPAHFPKDEWALARFDGTALYEHPDPRLGEHPDWGTFIFNFGRAEVRNFLVANALYWLDEFHIDGLRVDAVASMLYLDYSRQDGQWAPNVYGGRENLEAISFLQEANATAYRLYPGIVMIAEESTAFPGVTAPTEYGGLGFGLKWNMGWMNDTLSYIAEKPINRRWHHGKMTFSLVYAFTEQFVLPFSHDEVVHGKGSLLAKMPGDYWQQLAGLRCLLAYQWAHPGKQLLFMGQEFGQGSEWDGNCLEWWHMDKAEHQGVHRLVRQLNEIYADTEALWAHDFSPEGFEWLNANDGDHNVFSFVRKTRRDDGHMEYLVCIANFAGTPHEGYRVGLPVDGEWDEVLNTDAEVFYGSGVGNMGKVYTEPTPWDGRPQSAALRVPPLGALWLRAVR, encoded by the coding sequence ATGGAAACGCTCAACTCCCCCACTCCGCGTCCGGTGGACGACGCTGCCCTGGGACAGGCCGCCTACGGAGAGTATTTTGACCCCCACTCCGTTCTTGGCCCCCACTTCCACGAGGGCGCCCTGACCATCCGCACGGTGCGCCACCTGGCTGACGAGGTGGCGATCGTGACCGAGGACGGGGAGTTCCCCGCTGTTCACGAGGCCTACGGCGTGTGGGTGTGCGTGCTACCCGTGACGGAGATGCCCGACTACCGGGTCAAGGTCCGCTACGGAGAGACCACCGCAGTAGTTGATGACCCGTATCGGTTCCTCCCCACGCTGGGCGAGCTGGACATGCACTTGATCCGCGAAGGGCGCCACGAGCGCCTGTGGGAGGTGCTCGGCGCGCACGTGCGCGAGTACGACGGCCCGCTAGGTGAGGTGAGTGGAACGTCGTTCGCCGTGTGGGCGCCGAACGCGCGCGCGGTTCGCGTGGTGGGCGACTTCAACTACTGGGACGGCACCGCCACCTCGATGCGCTCGCTGGGCAACTCCGGCGTCTGGGAGCTGTTCGTGCCCGGCGTGGGCGTGGGCACGCGCTACAAGTTCGAGATCAGGCGCGGCGACGGCTCCTGGGTGCAAAAGGCCGACCCGATGGCGCGCGCCTGCGAGGTGCCGCCGCTGACCGCCTCGGTGGTGACCAAGAACGTCCACGAGTGGCACGACGAGGAGTGGATGGAGGCCCGCAAGGAGAGGGACGCGCACTCCGGCCCGATGAGCATCTACGAGGTGCACCTGGGCTCCTGGCGTCCCGGCCTGACCTACCGCGAGCTGGCCACGGAGCTGGTGGACTACGTCACCGACCTGGGCTTCACGCACGTGGAGTTCATGCCCGTCGCCGAGCACCCCTTCGGCGGCTCGTGGGGCTACCAGGTGACCTCCTATTTCGCGCCCACCTCCCGTTTCGGCACGCCGGACGACTTCCGCTACCTGGTGGACGCGCTGCACCAGGCCGGCGTCGGCGTAATCGTGGACTGGGTGCCGGCGCACTTCCCGAAGGACGAGTGGGCGCTGGCCCGGTTCGACGGGACCGCGCTCTACGAGCACCCGGACCCGCGCCTGGGAGAGCACCCGGACTGGGGCACGTTCATCTTCAACTTCGGCCGCGCCGAGGTGCGCAACTTCCTGGTGGCCAACGCCCTGTACTGGCTGGACGAGTTCCACATCGACGGCCTTCGTGTGGACGCGGTGGCCTCCATGCTCTACCTGGACTACTCGCGTCAGGACGGCCAGTGGGCACCGAACGTTTACGGCGGGCGCGAGAACCTGGAGGCGATCTCCTTCCTGCAGGAGGCCAACGCCACCGCCTACCGCCTCTACCCCGGCATCGTGATGATTGCGGAGGAGTCCACCGCGTTCCCCGGGGTTACTGCCCCCACCGAGTACGGCGGCCTGGGCTTTGGCCTGAAGTGGAACATGGGTTGGATGAACGACACGCTCAGCTACATCGCTGAGAAGCCGATCAACCGCCGCTGGCACCACGGCAAGATGACCTTCTCCCTGGTCTACGCCTTCACCGAGCAGTTCGTGCTGCCCTTCAGCCACGACGAGGTGGTGCACGGCAAGGGCTCCCTGTTGGCCAAGATGCCGGGCGACTACTGGCAGCAGCTGGCCGGGCTGCGCTGCCTGCTGGCCTACCAGTGGGCCCACCCCGGCAAGCAGCTGCTGTTCATGGGCCAGGAGTTTGGCCAGGGCTCCGAGTGGGATGGCAACTGCCTGGAGTGGTGGCACATGGACAAGGCCGAGCACCAGGGCGTGCACCGCCTGGTGCGTCAGCTCAACGAGATCTACGCCGACACCGAGGCGCTGTGGGCGCACGACTTCAGCCCCGAGGGCTTCGAGTGGCTCAACGCCAACGACGGCGACCACAACGTGTTCTCCTTCGTCCGCAAGACCCGCCGCGACGACGGCCACATGGAGTACCTGGTGTGCATCGCCAACTTTGCCGGCACTCCGCACGAGGGCTACCGCGTTGGTCTGCCGGTGGACGGGGAGTGGGACGAGGTCCTGAACACCGACGCCGAGGTCTTCTACGGCTCGGGCGTGGGCAACATGGGCAAGGTCTACACCGAGCCGACCCCGTGGGACGGCCGGCCGCAGTCGGCTGCGCTGCGGGTGCCGCCGCTGGGCGCGCTCTGGCTGCGCGCGGTGCGCTGA
- the glgX gene encoding glycogen debranching protein GlgX: MQYIARLNSPLAQPAQVPSRLGTHLTGSGADFAIVATRASAVELCLVDVDSAGKRSETRIRLRGPINGVWHGHVPGVRTGQRYGYRIHGPWDPAAGLLHNPAKLMLDPYARGVEGEVYPRPELHIGNHGVACPIDTLPFAPLGVITTQSRGVLPSPRTPWEHTVIYEAHVIGLTKQLPSVPPDLRGTYAGVAHPATIAHLKKLGVTAIELLPVHAKMDEQFLTGKGLGNYWGYSTLSYFAPEPSYATATSRARGAQGVVDEIKGMVSLLHEAGIEVLLDVVYNHTCEGGDALAVSWRGIDNTGYYAHDGSAPARLADFTGCGNSLDFRRTRVVQMVLDSLRYWATEIGVDGFRYDLAVTLGRSLGEFSPRHAFFVALATDPVLSTLKHISEPWDLGPGGWRTGQFPIPFADWNDRFRDTVRQFWVADARSQSYGYGGAGLADLATRLTGSVDLFGHGQLIGGRGPLASVNYVTAHDGFTMHDLVSYDRKHNLANLEDNRDGTENNRSWNFGHEGEIDEKAAGAGLEAVHIMRLRSHRNLLGTLLLSAGVPMLVAGDEFGRTQQGNNNAYCQDSPISWIDWQLSEAQECLLETSRYLLKLRREHPVLRPSAFAAAIPLEIDGQRDQIVDTCWYGPDGQRLADSVWHDPDSRVITMLRSGWAWGGRDAMLVLNGSLAAVDVVLPKGRGVSYELLWDSAWPRPDSAERGVFEPGDEVSLEGLTMQLYVTTSVARIASE; the protein is encoded by the coding sequence GCCAGCGCGGTCGAGCTCTGCCTGGTCGACGTGGACTCGGCCGGCAAGCGCAGCGAGACCCGCATCCGCCTGCGCGGCCCCATCAACGGCGTCTGGCACGGCCACGTGCCCGGCGTGCGCACCGGCCAGCGCTACGGCTACCGCATCCACGGCCCCTGGGACCCGGCCGCCGGGCTGCTGCACAACCCGGCCAAGCTCATGCTGGACCCCTACGCGCGCGGCGTGGAGGGAGAGGTCTACCCGCGCCCAGAGCTGCACATCGGCAACCACGGGGTGGCCTGCCCCATCGACACCCTGCCCTTCGCCCCGCTGGGCGTGATCACCACCCAGTCTCGCGGCGTGCTGCCCTCCCCCCGCACCCCGTGGGAGCACACGGTCATCTACGAGGCCCACGTGATCGGGCTGACCAAGCAGCTGCCCTCGGTGCCCCCGGACCTGCGCGGCACCTACGCGGGCGTGGCCCACCCGGCCACGATCGCCCACCTGAAGAAGCTGGGCGTCACCGCGATCGAGCTGCTGCCGGTCCACGCCAAGATGGATGAGCAGTTCCTGACCGGCAAGGGACTGGGCAACTACTGGGGCTACTCCACGCTCTCCTACTTCGCGCCCGAGCCGTCCTACGCCACCGCCACCTCCCGCGCCCGCGGCGCCCAGGGCGTGGTGGACGAGATCAAGGGAATGGTCTCCCTGCTGCACGAGGCCGGTATCGAGGTGCTGCTGGACGTGGTCTACAACCACACCTGCGAGGGCGGGGACGCCCTGGCCGTCTCCTGGCGCGGCATCGACAACACCGGCTACTACGCCCACGACGGCTCCGCCCCCGCCCGCCTGGCGGACTTCACCGGCTGCGGCAACTCCCTGGACTTCCGCCGCACCCGCGTGGTGCAGATGGTGCTGGACTCGCTGCGCTACTGGGCCACCGAGATCGGCGTGGACGGCTTCCGCTACGACCTGGCCGTCACCCTGGGCCGCTCGCTGGGAGAGTTCTCCCCGCGCCACGCTTTCTTCGTGGCCCTGGCCACCGATCCTGTGCTTTCTACGCTCAAGCACATCTCCGAGCCGTGGGACCTGGGGCCGGGTGGCTGGCGCACCGGCCAGTTCCCGATCCCCTTCGCGGACTGGAACGACCGCTTCCGTGACACGGTGCGGCAGTTCTGGGTGGCCGACGCCCGCTCCCAGTCCTACGGCTACGGCGGCGCGGGCCTGGCCGACCTGGCCACCCGCCTGACGGGCAGCGTGGACCTCTTTGGGCACGGGCAGCTCATCGGCGGGCGCGGCCCGCTGGCCAGCGTCAACTACGTCACGGCGCACGACGGCTTCACGATGCACGACCTGGTCTCCTACGACCGCAAGCACAACCTGGCCAACCTGGAGGACAACCGGGACGGCACCGAGAACAACCGCTCCTGGAACTTTGGCCACGAGGGCGAGATCGACGAGAAGGCTGCGGGGGCGGGCCTGGAGGCCGTGCACATCATGCGACTGCGCTCCCACCGCAACCTGCTGGGCACGCTGCTGCTGAGCGCCGGTGTGCCGATGCTGGTGGCCGGTGACGAGTTTGGCCGCACCCAGCAGGGCAACAACAACGCCTACTGCCAGGACTCGCCCATCTCCTGGATCGACTGGCAGCTTTCGGAGGCGCAGGAGTGCCTGCTGGAGACCTCCCGCTACCTGCTCAAGCTGCGCCGCGAGCACCCCGTGCTGCGCCCCTCCGCCTTCGCGGCCGCCATCCCGCTGGAGATCGACGGCCAGCGCGACCAGATCGTGGACACCTGCTGGTACGGGCCCGACGGGCAGCGACTGGCCGACTCCGTCTGGCACGACCCGGACTCGCGCGTCATCACCATGCTGCGCTCCGGCTGGGCCTGGGGCGGGCGCGACGCCATGCTGGTCCTGAACGGCTCGCTTGCCGCCGTTGACGTGGTGCTGCCGAAGGGCCGGGGCGTCTCCTACGAGCTCCTGTGGGACTCCGCCTGGCCGCGCCCCGACAGCGCCGAGCGCGGCGTGTTCGAGCCCGGCGACGAGGTCAGCCTGGAGGGCCTGACCATGCAGCTCTACGTCACCACCTCGGTGGCCCGCATCGCCAGCGAATAG